Within the Gigantopelta aegis isolate Gae_Host chromosome 8, Gae_host_genome, whole genome shotgun sequence genome, the region tatggttaaggaccacacagattttgagaggaaacccgctgtcgccactatatgggctactcttcagattagcagcaagggatcttttatttgcacttcccacaggcaggatagcacaaaccatggcctttgttgaaccagttatggatcactggtcggtgcaagtggtttacacctacccattgagccttgcggagcactcactcagggtttggagtcggtatctggattaaaaaacccatgcctcgactggaatccgaacccagtacctaccagcctgtagaccgatggcctgccacgacgccaccgaggcggtCCGCTACAAAGAGACTGCCACTCAtggactagtttactaaatcaaaactattaCCGGACCAGAGCTTattggaataagtacagttTTGATTACATACACTGATGAATCAGTCATAACCAGTGGCGTAGAAAGGCGCCAAAaagtgtgtggagggggggggggggggggggggggggggggggggtgggggggggggggggggggggtggggggggggggggggggtggggttgggggggggggggggggggggttaggcacttatatttacacacttttacactattataaagcaaatataaaacaaaatatatgaaaGGGGGGgtgcatgtgcccccccccccgcttcctacgccagtgataacagtgatgatatcaggtgtttcgAGAAAAGTAAGCATATCCTGCCcaaccggtggcacccgtcacgagtactgccaccacagctgtcaagtttGTCACGTCATCTAaaaccggtggcacccgtcacgagtactgccaccacagctgtcaagttcgtcacttcatctaaaaccggtggcacccgtcacgagtactgccaccacagctgtcaagttcgtcacttcatctaaaacgatgagAAAAGAAGCCAGTTTCaccaaagaaatgaaaaaaaaataaaaaaaagtagaagttttaaatatggaatagcatcagccatcattttggtcagtgtaTTTAGTAGATATTGCCTTCAACCGTCTACcataaactagtctgggagtggcattACTCTTTATGGCGGTCACTGGATACATTACTCTTTATGGTAGTCACAGGATACATTACTCTTTATGGCAGTCACAGGATACATTACTCTTTATGGCGGTCACAGGATACATTACTCTTTATGGCAGTCACAGGATACATTACTCTTTATGGCAGTCACAGGATACATTACTCTTTATGGCGGTCACAGGATACATTACTCTTTATGGCGGTCACTGGATACATTACTCTTTATGGCGGTCACAGGATACATTACTCTTTATGGCAGTCACAGGATACATTACTCTTTATGGCAGTCACAGGATACATTACTCTTTATGGCAGTCACAGGATACATTACTCTTTATGGCGGTCACTGGATACATTACTCTTTATGGCGGTCACAGGATACATTACTCTTTATGGCAGTCACAGGATACATTACTCTTTATGGCGGTCACAGGATACATTACTCTTTATGGCGGTCACAGGATACATTACTCTTTATGGCAGTCACAGGATACATTACTCTTTATGGCGGTCACTGGATACATTACTCTTTATGGCGGTCACAGGATACATTACTCTTTATGGCAGTCACAGGATACATTACTCTTTATGGCGGTCACAGGATACATTACTCTTTATGGCGGTCACAGGATACATTACTCTTTATGGCGGTCACAGGATACATTACTCTTTATGGTAGTCACAGGATACATTTATTGTCCTATAAAGTATCTCCTCGGGAGTAGCTGTCTGATAGACGTGGCAATGGATAAAGATTCCTGGAATCAACCATTATTTCCCCAAAtgcccatttgactctgcattgaTCATGGTCATGACTCATTGGTAACGGTTTTGTCCTTCAGATTGTAATAGATGTAATGTGTAAACATAACCTGGGCAAGGACTTGTGCAACGACAAATAGTTTTACTTGTTAAATTCCGTATAACATTGATTAGGTTTTTTTGTCCATGTTCGAAATAAGAGTGGTAATTTGTCCGATGGAGTTTTGTCTGTTTGGGTTATGTCCTTGCACCATCTGACATGGAGATGAACTTATCATTATCATAGTAACAAGTGCTTTGTTAGTTTggaaaacaaatcaaatcaCTTTAATAACAACTAGTTTCATCAGTTGAATTCCTTCCATGGAAGAATGAAACAGATCATTGTCACAGTAGCGTGTGCTTTGTTAGAGTGGAAGAATCAAACATGTTACTCGTAGCAACAGGCAGTTTTTCTTATAtttaaagagactatcctgagtttgttgccattgtaacatttccgacaaataaaaaacattttcagcgactaaaagtacatattaaatacatttgttttatttagaacatcaatatcaaatatgtttctaattgttttattgtttgtaataGCCTAAATTAGATTTTACCTAACAATAATTTcgtactccccccccccccccccaaaaaaaaaaaaaaaaatatatatatatatatatattaggaagtaaatgaagtttgagctactacaaacatattAAGCTGCCCAGAAGCACActgaatacatacacacactgatatagtaaacaaaaaaaagaaaaagatttaatatgcaatttaatttgaatgacaaaaccgtattccattgtcaaaatcgtatctctgcacaaggcagagtcgaaaggagTTAGGCAAAGTcatgattgcttccatgatccactattaGGTGCTCGTTCTTAGGAGGACCATTGctcccctaggagatctgtAACAGGATAATCAAAAAGGCGCTATTTGTCTTAAATTTCTTACAGTGGCAgtaaactcaggatagtctcttTACAAGAATAGGATCACTAGGAAAACGGGCCGTTTATTAGTCACTGAAAGGTATGTGGTTTCATATAATGTGACTATATATCTCTAGGCTTGTAACAAGGCTTCTTTCTCAACCATTCGTCAATATCATacgtctgtttttgttttggaatattgaacaaacggttacatataTCGCACCATGGCTGTGGATATCCAATTCTGTATCGACCCTTGCTCTGCAAGTAAGAGGCATACTCTGTCAGGTTTTTCTCCAGACGCAGTAAATAACTGCCCAAGTCTCGTATATGTCTGAAGTCTGCGGTGTTGATTACACACTCTCTTGGAAACAAGTGGGTATAATTTGCTCCGCCGCGTACCACGGGAATTATGTCATGTTCGAATGTCTTAAAAAACTTTTCTGTGACATAGTCTGAACAGAAGGAGTTTTCAAAAGCTAAATAGAAACGATAGTCTTTCAAGCATGCACGTTCGTCCTTTCTGGGACACTTGAACTTCCCGCATCGGCCATAAATGTCAATGTTGATGCCATAAGATTGCAGCTTTCTCACATAGTCTTCGCGTCTGCTTGACGTTTTACAGTTGCCCACAAACCAAGCAACAGACTTGCTTTTCTCTTTTGCAATTTTCATCCAGTCCCTCTTTACGGGATTTCGTTTTTCGTACAGAGCTCCGTACGGAAAGACGAAGTCGGAATCCGCCCGATATGTGAGAGTCCAATTGAAGACCTTCCCCCAGTACCGGGAAGGAAATTTCACACTGTACAAATTGGAAGGAGGTTCTTTGCAATAAAATATCCACATTTGTTTCATACTGTGATTGCGTGGTCGCTCGTTAGGCTTCAGATAAAAAGCATTGACAATAACTCCGTCTGCTTGTGGAACGTGATCTGGATTCTGAGATATCTTACACCTGTGCTGACCACAATTAGCAATCCCAGTAAACGACTTGTTCCAGTGTTGTCTGGCGGCGTTGTACCATACGATAAGTTTTTCTTTCCCGCCAAAAATGTCGAATTGTTTTACCGAGGAGATGGATCGCTGGTTCGTATTAACAGCGTCACCATGTCGTAACGTGTTCAGTGAAACAACATCACTCTGTTGAAAGTCTTTCTTCACGGACTCACTGAAACATCTGATGATATAAAGCAACTCTATGTATGTTCCAAAAAGGAGAGCCGTAATACATAATAACAGGAAGACGAGATATCCTTTTCGttttctggaaaacaaattaaaatgagaACGTTGTTATTTGCCTTAAAGACTATATTAGAAATGATGGATTTGAAAGAGTATAATGTTTAGCAAGTAACTTTAATTTCAGAAAACCATGAATCTTCGAACATTTCAATCACGATTTTGATTTCAGGTATGTGAAGGACAAAGTCAACCATTGTTAATGACTGATGAGTGAGAAATGTCAAGGTCAAGCTCAAGAgttttaacgtgcacgttcagaacaagctgctgtagcacatgcctgtcatgggaGAAAATGTTGAAATACGCCAACTCTTCCGTCCACGACAGGAAAAAGGGTGGGGGTATGGAGAAGGCGGGGTCGCCCGCACTGGCCGGTGCAAGGAAGCCTGACCGGGGACGGCAGCGAGCgaggcaatctaattaaaattagctccactggttaattactatcacctgtggatctaacaacaCCCCGTTGgggctcatgtccagttgacctttcattcgaccaatcaaaaccttacttgcaaaatcatgccagtaatttaaaaagaatttgaaaacattcgggattatgccgagggtatacggaatgattcgggtgaattacaaagtatgtcggaaactaatttcaatataaaatttgatataaaattcgtttcaagacgaaaaccccccaaaacgtgatggtatagccataaaatctgtttatactggtatacaatccagagtttattactacacttttccccctgttttttaatgttgaaatagaccaacaagttcgcctattgcataaaatattttagaatttgtatgctcccgaataacgctataaaagtcgaagtgtaattggtcgatatttaaattgttatttatagatgaaatgtcacatggacatgggagtccacacaatgctgttagatctactggtagaccagtagagctaattttaatcagattgcgagCGAGGTATAAGAAAGGTATGCTCAGCGCCACTTATATCGAGGTGCCGACCTTACTATCGCCTAATGTCCGATACGTCTGCCGTTAGCCGAGTTtggcagcagcagtagcaataTCGATTCACCACACAACTGCTGTCGCATCTCCTGTATTTTTTTATACCGGTGTCTGTCATATTTTATCATGTTTAATCCGAATACGTCGAGACAGATCATGAGACCATATGTATCCCCTCCTGCAttcggagttggtcactggcgatgtcagaggctaaatccgaagtgggcgtgcctgaacccttgtggataggggcacgttaaatccagtttccttccttccatatgtattatttaaggcaaacaatgaatgaatgaatgaatgcttaacgacaccccagcacgaaacatacatcgactattggatgtcaaactggtaatggaaaaacagaatgaatgaatgaatgaatgattaaggCAAACATGGCAAAATTTAACTGCGCGAGGTTGAAAATCATAATAATAGAATTTCAAACAGTTGTATAATATagtaataacattattaatactGTGATTCGACAGGGACCCATGTTAATTTTCTTCATATTTACTaggaaaaaacacaaaaaagaccCCACAAACTTACAAATTAAGATCTGTACGTTCTGCACGTCTCAAAATAATGCAAAAACTGGttctaaattaatattattggtATCTACGATTGAAAATAAAAGCGATCTAACGattattaattgtaaattatATCGAAAGAAGAAAAGATCAGCAGAATGTAGGTGGCTCCATCCCCCTGCCACACTCCGTTAAACGGCGAGTTGATATCTAACTGGCCGCactccacccccaccaccaGTTGCGGGCATATTTGACGCCTAAGGAAACCGACCTAACGTTCGCGTAGCAAATGGACACATTGATGAAGTCTTGAGTTTggacttttaaagttttataagtaaGGTCTTCAGACAGTATGTATATTAGGTCTACGTCACTATTGTCTTGTCTTTAGCGTACACTACAGCAACCTTATTACAGGCATATATAACACGAAACACTGCATatgctgataataataataataataataataataataataatatatatatatatatatatatatatatatatatatatatatatatatatataattaaaagaataaataaataaacataacgaaataaataaataaataaataaataaatgccacagctttaaaaaaaacaccccaactaAAACTGCACTCGACACTCCATGGATGTTGTCGCCAGCGATCTATTCTAAACACTTTGTGAAACGCGATCCACGAAGAAACTTGATATTTGCTCCATTTCgtcacaaaaattatttatttactctgTAGCTCGTACAACAGGCGCATTTTATTACTGAGTTAAATTCCTGAAAATTAACCAGTACTCTATAGGCCTACACGTTTAAAAGTGCTGTAAAATAACATGTATCTAATAacctaaaagaaaaagaaaaattaccaacctccaccccaccccatcgcCGCTTCTAACATTTTTGATTActtgtatgtttttgttatcgTGTAATCGTTTTGGCAGAAAACACTTTCAAAATGACTTCATGTTCGCTGATTAACAAAATTGTatcttttaaatacagtttcttTCATACAGCCATGTGTATACAAACATACTAATTCGTTATGTCCATCACTTGCCCTATAATTTTACCTTTATATTACCAGTTAGGATcaattgtaaattaatcaactgaaaatctgtaaacaaataagtaaatcaCAGTATTTTAAGACTTtagtttaaaaagtaaaaactaATAGACACAATTTTACCGTGCCCAATtacttaaaacaataaaatatccaAATGATGTATAGTTcaaaagatttagttaaaaaaaaaaatacctgatAGTTAAAGAAAGACGAATGGTTTTGGTTCCCTGCAGACAAGTCCTTTCTGCCATGATTGTCGCAGACGACGTGTACAGACGTCTGTGTTCTTCACGTCTGCTTCACTTCACAATTTAACGTCTGCTTCAAAGTGTGCTCCCAGGCCACGTCTGACGGACGTGTTCACTCTTCGAGCTAAAAGTTCACTTTACCATGATCTCGCAATGAAACGCGAACCCAAACATCTGGTGtgcataatttttaaaaccaaagaTATTACAATTTTTCATATCAAAAACAGATTCGGtctaaagtaaaaaaataataattagaaaacaaatatctttttttttattctgttttgttcCTCACTCTTTAGGAGTcatttagttttaatatttgacCATTTTCTCTTCAACAAAACACACTGACATAAAGTTGTAAATCTtacctctaaaaaaaaaacgataATGAAATAGGTTTATTAATGTAAAGACCAAGccttctttaaaaacaaaacgaatcgtAGTGATCTGagaaatacaaataacaatgtGTGAGCTATTATAGAATTGATATATAACGAACGTGGTGCTTATTgcgtgtatttgttgttgtaaGTGAAACTTCATGTTCAAACAATGAAACCCGTAACAAGATACATAGACATTATTCTTGTTAAAAGGAAACAAATTATTTCaacagtatacacacacacacacaaggaaaGTACCACGTTGTTATCGGGTGTAACGCCAACATGTTTTGGTTTCAAGATTGGGACTTTGTAATACTGAGaagtatatatagagaataatcaGATTTATCCTGCGACGGTTAGAATGGCGTACATGCCGCTAGACGTGACCTGCAATCCTAAATAATTCGAAAACTGAATGaaattaaccattttattacacaACTTTACAATTTTCTAGAGCAGTAGGCCCACACGTGATGTGTGCCTTATCGCCTACAATATCTATACACTAGAACAAAATAGTTCtcaaataacaacaatttatttcttatttttaaaacaaaaattgtcttcaaaacgtgttttaaaaacaaaaccataaactggaaataaaataataagtaacATTTAACATTACACCATTCCTTTGCTGATCATAAATAGTGTAAACGTTTCTGCTGTTACGTTCTACGACTGTCcggttgctagtctgagcgctcttacaactcgattctcgccgtataacccattagttgttaatctgagcacgtccgtctaagtcgggagttggggaaattacaacgcaaccgtcgagttggccaacgttctgctggcagttggtagccATAACCTAGGATTAGTCTGAATTTAATCGATTACAGGAAAGGTGTATAACAGttcataaattatattatttgtttgtatgaTGCACATGCAAATTGTGTGTCTAATAGTTTCAGATGTTTGGACTATTGgtaatatagatataaacaaattaaaagtatttaagAAACGTTGTTCTAAGGATATTGATTGTTTATCTGAAACTGGATGAAATTACCTGTATATGTTCATTTCTTGATCTTGTTGATTTCAGCAACAAATTGCAGGCGCATGTGTAGggattcctgcggtgtgtgtgtgtgtgtgtgtgtgtgtgtgtgtgtggtctagACTTTAGTGACCGATGTTTACAGGGGGTCGAGTCATGTTCCCCCGggaatatattgagaaaaagaTAATTATcttgagcagggaggggtttctATCCCCGAAACCCTCCCCTGCTACCGCGCCTGAATTGTCAAATGGTCAAtacgaatatgtttatttggattGCCGATCATTGCACAGCGTGTTccacacataaataaatacattacaatgcatataaacataaatatacatctAGTTAATTAACATTCATGGTATATTTAAAGGGTTCagcattaataaatataatttagtaaTCTGTTTGCCAAACCCTCATTTGTAGCTCA harbors:
- the LOC121378311 gene encoding alpha-(1,3)-fucosyltransferase C-like isoform X1, whose translation is MAERTCLQGTKTIRLSLTIRKRKGYLVFLLLCITALLFGTYIELLYIIRCFSESVKKDFQQSDVVSLNTLRHGDAVNTNQRSISSVKQFDIFGGKEKLIVWYNAARQHWNKSFTGIANCGQHRCKISQNPDHVPQADGVIVNAFYLKPNERPRNHSMKQMWIFYCKEPPSNLYSVKFPSRYWGKVFNWTLTYRADSDFVFPYGALYEKRNPVKRDWMKIAKEKSKSVAWFVGNCKTSSRREDYVRKLQSYGINIDIYGRCGKFKCPRKDERACLKDYRFYLAFENSFCSDYVTEKFFKTFEHDIIPVVRGGANYTHLFPRECVINTADFRHIRDLGSYLLRLEKNLTEYASYLQSKGRYRIGYPQPWCDICNRLFNIPKQKQTYDIDEWLRKKPCYKPRDI
- the LOC121378311 gene encoding alpha-(1,3)-fucosyltransferase C-like isoform X2, whose translation is MAERTCLQGTKTIRLSLTIRKRKGYLVFLLLCITALLFGTYIELLYIIRCFSESVKKDFQQSDVVSLNTLRHGDAVNTNQRSISSVKQFDIFGGKEKLIVWYNAARQHWNKSFTGIANCGQHRCKISQNPDHVPQADGVIVNAFYLKPNERPRNHSMKQMWIFYCKEPPSNLYSVKFPSRYWGKVFNWTLTYRADSDFVFPYGALYEKRNPVKRDWMKIAKEKSKSVAWFVGNCKTSSRREDYVRKLQSYGINIDIYGRCGKFKCPRKDERACLKDYRFYLAFENSFCSDYVTEKFFKTFEHDIIPVVRGGANYTHLFPRECVINTADFRHIRDLGSYLLRLEKNLTEYASYLQSKGRYRIGYPQPCGARRMNSPVKDLLLLPDFPCNYTFYNPTPIS